One segment of Radiobacillus kanasensis DNA contains the following:
- the ychF gene encoding redox-regulated ATPase YchF — MALTAGIVGLPNVGKSTLFNAITQAGAESANYPFCTIDPNVGIVEVPDYRLGKLTELVKPKKTIPTAFEFTDIAGIVKGASKGEGLGNQFLSHIRQVDAICHVVRCFQDENITHVSGRVDPISDIETINLELILADLESVSKRIQRVEKLAKQKDKEATAEFEVLSKIKEALENEIPARAVELTDDQMKIAKGLHLLTSKSVLYVANVGEDELLEADDNPNVKLVREFAATENSEVIVISAKVESEIAELDGEEKEMFLEELGIKESGLDQLIRAAYHMLGLATYFTAGEQEVRAWTFKKGIKAPQAAGIIHTDFEKGFIRAETVSYDDLIETGSMNAAKEKGKVRLEGKEYLVKDGDVMHFRFNV, encoded by the coding sequence ATGGCTTTAACAGCAGGAATTGTTGGTTTACCAAACGTTGGGAAGTCAACTTTATTTAACGCAATTACGCAAGCAGGAGCAGAATCAGCGAACTACCCATTTTGTACAATTGATCCCAATGTAGGCATTGTAGAAGTTCCTGATTACCGTCTAGGAAAATTAACGGAGCTAGTCAAACCGAAAAAAACAATCCCAACTGCCTTTGAATTCACTGATATTGCAGGGATTGTAAAAGGTGCAAGTAAAGGCGAAGGACTAGGAAACCAATTCCTATCTCATATCAGACAAGTAGATGCGATTTGTCATGTTGTTCGTTGTTTTCAGGATGAAAACATTACTCACGTATCAGGGAGAGTAGATCCGATTTCTGATATTGAAACGATTAATTTAGAACTAATTTTGGCGGACTTGGAATCTGTATCGAAAAGAATTCAACGGGTTGAAAAGTTAGCGAAACAAAAAGACAAAGAAGCAACAGCAGAGTTTGAAGTTCTTTCTAAAATAAAGGAAGCTCTTGAAAATGAAATTCCGGCAAGAGCAGTAGAACTCACAGACGATCAAATGAAGATAGCAAAAGGTCTTCATCTATTAACAAGTAAATCTGTACTTTACGTGGCAAATGTCGGAGAAGATGAGTTATTAGAAGCCGATGATAATCCAAACGTAAAATTAGTGAGAGAGTTTGCAGCAACAGAGAACTCCGAGGTAATTGTGATTAGTGCAAAGGTAGAATCTGAGATTGCCGAGCTTGATGGAGAAGAAAAAGAAATGTTTTTAGAAGAGCTCGGAATTAAAGAGTCTGGATTAGATCAATTAATCAGAGCTGCTTATCACATGCTTGGTTTAGCTACCTATTTCACAGCTGGTGAACAAGAAGTGAGAGCATGGACCTTTAAAAAAGGAATCAAGGCTCCACAAGCAGCAGGAATCATCCATACCGATTTTGAAAAAGGCTTTATTCGTGCTGAAACCGTTTCGTACGACGATCTTATCGAGACAGGTTCCATGAATGCGGCAAAAGAAAAAGGGAAGGTTCGATTGGAAGGAAAAGAATATTTGGTGAAAGATGGAGATGTTATGCATTTCCGATTTAATGTGTAA
- a CDS encoding DUF951 domain-containing protein: MVEKDFQLNDVVQMKKPHPCGENRWKIIRMGMDIRIKCEGCGHSVLIPRKKFTSKLKKVLEREEQN; the protein is encoded by the coding sequence ATGGTCGAGAAAGATTTCCAGCTTAATGACGTGGTACAAATGAAAAAGCCACATCCTTGTGGTGAAAATCGATGGAAGATTATCCGGATGGGGATGGATATCCGAATTAAGTGTGAAGGCTGTGGCCATAGTGTATTAATTCCTCGTAAAAAGTTCACTAGTAAACTAAAAAAAGTGTTGGAACGTGAAGAGCAAAACTAA
- a CDS encoding mechanosensitive ion channel family protein produces MIEYMYEVVAGPEGNFQKEWNGLVEKIIGPQLWLDIGQVLIRILIIFLMATVVIKIGKNIIDRLFRKRERGPFKISERRENTLKKLIHNSLNYVVYFTSFIMILEALSIPVGALLAGAGFAGLAIGFGTQNLVKDLVTGFFIIFEDQFSVGDYVQVSGIEGEVDEIGLRTTKIKSWTGELHILPNGNITQITNYSIHNSIAVVDVKVPYETDIERVDNLIQEVLRKLPARYPQIVSPPESLGVQLLDASHIVLRITVEVQPMTHWEMSRIIRKEIKQRFDEENIDIPYPRMVMYAREQEVKEGE; encoded by the coding sequence ATGATAGAATATATGTACGAAGTGGTAGCAGGACCAGAAGGGAATTTTCAAAAGGAATGGAATGGACTTGTGGAGAAAATCATCGGACCACAGTTGTGGTTAGATATAGGACAGGTCCTTATCCGGATTTTGATCATTTTTTTAATGGCTACTGTAGTAATTAAAATAGGGAAGAATATTATTGACCGGCTTTTTCGAAAAAGGGAAAGAGGACCGTTCAAAATTTCTGAACGAAGAGAAAACACATTGAAAAAACTCATTCATAATTCTCTTAATTATGTTGTTTATTTCACTTCGTTTATAATGATACTAGAGGCATTATCTATCCCAGTTGGAGCGCTTTTAGCAGGTGCTGGGTTTGCTGGATTAGCGATAGGTTTTGGAACGCAAAATTTAGTAAAAGATTTAGTAACAGGGTTCTTTATTATTTTCGAAGACCAGTTTTCAGTTGGGGACTATGTTCAAGTATCTGGGATTGAAGGAGAGGTAGATGAAATCGGCCTTCGTACAACAAAGATCAAAAGTTGGACAGGGGAGCTTCATATACTACCGAATGGGAACATTACACAAATCACGAACTACTCGATACATAATAGTATTGCTGTTGTGGATGTGAAAGTACCATATGAAACAGATATAGAAAGAGTCGATAACCTGATCCAGGAGGTTTTAAGGAAACTTCCAGCAAGGTATCCGCAAATTGTAAGTCCTCCAGAATCATTAGGAGTACAATTGCTGGATGCTTCTCACATCGTACTTCGGATAACAGTAGAAGTACAACCAATGACGCATTGGGAAATGTCGCGTATTATTAGAAAAGAAATCAAACAAAGATTTGATGAAGAGAACATTGATATACCTTATCCAAGAATGGTCATGTACGCGAGAGAACAGGAAGTAAAGGAAGGTGAGTAG
- a CDS encoding YkvI family membrane protein produces the protein MWNSGFKWMFLIIGTMIGAGYASGRELWQFFGEESGLAILLFTILFTLSCYVILRISYEHKSSHYIPVLEKIVGKKLSVVYDGMILLYLFSTTVIMLAGSGATLHAFDLPNWFGIVVIAIPLVLVFVKDLNGVLSMNSFILPLLIVGLLSVLVIFSLQNQLSFFPDLAHQRNWTAAFPFTALNILPLIAVLGAIGDQVKGKGEIWIASLGSGAILGVISYIYNNSLVQISDAVLLYEIPLFAILKDYPYIMFLFMSAMLWLAIFTTAVSGTLGLVTRLRNLVAGPLWVLALITVVLMLPLTNIGFSTLIEYLYPLYGVLNLYVLSSIILYPIVNRYKGLEK, from the coding sequence ATGTGGAATTCTGGATTTAAATGGATGTTTTTAATAATTGGAACAATGATTGGAGCAGGGTATGCTTCCGGTAGAGAACTTTGGCAATTTTTTGGGGAAGAAAGTGGACTGGCTATCTTGCTGTTCACTATTCTCTTTACATTAAGCTGCTATGTTATATTAAGGATTAGTTATGAACATAAATCTTCTCACTACATACCTGTCTTAGAGAAAATCGTTGGGAAGAAACTGAGTGTTGTATATGATGGCATGATTTTACTTTACTTATTTTCGACTACAGTTATTATGCTTGCGGGAAGTGGGGCAACATTACATGCTTTTGATTTACCGAACTGGTTTGGAATTGTAGTGATAGCTATCCCCCTCGTACTCGTTTTTGTGAAGGATTTAAATGGCGTACTATCCATGAATAGTTTTATTCTTCCATTGCTTATTGTAGGTCTTTTGAGTGTACTCGTGATTTTTTCCTTACAAAATCAACTGTCCTTTTTTCCTGATTTAGCGCACCAACGAAACTGGACAGCCGCATTTCCATTTACCGCACTTAATATTTTGCCACTAATTGCGGTGTTGGGGGCGATTGGTGATCAAGTTAAAGGGAAGGGAGAGATATGGATTGCAAGCCTCGGTAGTGGGGCGATTCTCGGGGTTATTTCCTACATTTATAACAATAGTTTAGTTCAGATTTCAGATGCGGTTCTTTTATATGAGATTCCACTTTTTGCGATCTTAAAGGATTATCCTTATATTATGTTTCTTTTTATGTCTGCAATGCTCTGGCTAGCGATTTTTACAACTGCTGTATCGGGTACTCTCGGTCTTGTGACACGTCTTCGGAATCTAGTAGCAGGACCACTTTGGGTATTAGCATTAATTACGGTAGTACTAATGCTGCCATTAACAAATATAGGATTCTCTACATTAATTGAGTACCTATATCCTCTATATGGAGTACTGAATTTATATGTTTTATCATCTATTATTTTATATCCTATTGTGAATCGATACAAAGGGCTAGAAAAATGA
- the yyaC gene encoding spore protease YyaC, whose translation MNLMKRFSKNKRVVFSNDDSSFSLTMAKTIHQWRENKTTEVVLICIGTDRSTGDSLGPLTGTLLLEQGVKHLTVYGTLENPVHAVNLKETLNHIKEKHPSSFLIAVDACLGKKQSIGQIITGVGSMKPGAALKKDLPEVGDVYISGVVNIGGYMDFLVLQNTRLHQVREMSQKIAKGLTYLDHLLALEIQLQKKQVSTKETP comes from the coding sequence ATGAATCTAATGAAGAGATTTTCGAAAAATAAAAGGGTCGTGTTCTCTAATGACGATTCCTCGTTCTCCCTTACCATGGCTAAAACCATTCATCAATGGCGTGAAAATAAGACAACAGAGGTTGTACTCATTTGCATCGGTACAGATCGTTCAACAGGAGACTCTTTAGGGCCTCTAACAGGCACGTTACTGCTTGAGCAAGGTGTTAAGCATCTAACAGTCTATGGCACCTTAGAAAACCCTGTACATGCCGTTAATTTAAAGGAAACGCTAAATCATATCAAAGAAAAGCACCCATCCTCTTTTCTTATTGCTGTCGACGCTTGTCTAGGAAAAAAACAGTCTATTGGACAAATCATTACAGGTGTTGGTTCCATGAAACCAGGAGCTGCCTTAAAGAAGGATCTCCCTGAGGTTGGAGATGTGTACATATCTGGCGTTGTAAATATTGGGGGGTATATGGACTTTCTTGTCTTACAGAACACTAGACTTCACCAAGTACGAGAGATGTCCCAAAAAATTGCAAAAGGCCTTACCTATTTAGACCATCTACTCGCATTAGAAATCCAATTACAAAAGAAACAAGTATCTACTAAAGAAACTCCTTAA
- a CDS encoding DUF554 domain-containing protein, whose product MALLGTLINGACIILGTVVGLFFTKIPERMKQTIMNGIGLAVLLIGLQMAIKTENIVIVLLSLLTGAILGEILNLDHNLNRFGQWVESKFKPKSEVSVAQGFITASLIFVVGAMAVIGALDSGIRGDHEVLITKGILDGFVALVLTTTLGFGVVLSVVPVILYQGTIALLAKNIQSMLPEAYMDMFIIEMTATGGLLIVAIGLNLLKVTDIKVANLLPSLVTVALFIAIYQAWF is encoded by the coding sequence ATGGCATTGTTAGGGACATTAATAAATGGAGCATGTATCATACTAGGTACTGTAGTTGGATTATTTTTTACAAAGATACCTGAAAGAATGAAACAAACGATAATGAATGGGATTGGATTAGCTGTTCTATTAATTGGACTTCAAATGGCAATTAAAACGGAGAATATTGTTATCGTTCTGTTAAGTCTACTCACAGGTGCTATATTGGGAGAAATCCTAAACTTAGATCATAATCTAAATCGTTTTGGCCAATGGGTGGAATCCAAGTTCAAACCGAAAAGTGAAGTAAGTGTAGCACAGGGATTCATTACTGCGTCCCTCATATTTGTAGTAGGGGCGATGGCTGTAATTGGTGCGTTAGACAGTGGTATAAGAGGAGACCATGAGGTATTAATCACAAAAGGCATTCTAGATGGATTTGTTGCCTTAGTACTAACGACCACTCTTGGGTTTGGTGTAGTATTATCCGTTGTTCCGGTTATCCTTTATCAAGGCACCATTGCTTTACTGGCAAAAAACATTCAAAGTATGCTACCAGAAGCGTATATGGACATGTTCATCATTGAAATGACAGCTACAGGTGGTTTGTTAATTGTTGCGATAGGTTTAAATCTATTAAAAGTTACAGATATAAAAGTTGCGAATCTATTACCTTCTCTCGTTACTGTCGCTCTATTTATAGCAATCTATCAAGCTTGGTTTTAA
- a CDS encoding ParB/RepB/Spo0J family partition protein: MVARGLGKGINAFFPELESVDEALVQEVPVKECRPNPYQPRKTFHADAIEELKESIVQHGILQPLIVRKSIKGYEIVVGERRFRAAKEAGLEKIPVIVKELTDENMMELALLENLQREDLTPIEEAYAYSNLMKELNVTQEELAKRLGKSRPHIANLVRLLTLPDQVSALINSGELSMGHGRALLGLKDKSKVEKVVDKIRKEGLNVRQVEQLITAINENAPQEKKKKDKIKKDIFLVERENILRDHLGTSVTIHKGKRKGKIEIEFFSDDDLERILDLFHS, translated from the coding sequence ATGGTAGCGAGAGGGTTGGGGAAAGGTATTAATGCATTTTTTCCTGAGCTAGAATCCGTTGATGAAGCGCTGGTTCAAGAAGTACCTGTTAAGGAATGTCGACCAAATCCATATCAACCGAGAAAAACCTTTCATGCAGACGCGATTGAGGAATTAAAGGAATCCATTGTACAGCATGGAATACTTCAGCCATTGATCGTACGAAAAAGCATAAAAGGATATGAAATTGTCGTTGGGGAAAGAAGATTCCGTGCTGCAAAAGAAGCAGGATTAGAGAAAATCCCGGTAATTGTGAAAGAATTGACGGATGAGAATATGATGGAGCTTGCTTTATTGGAAAATCTTCAAAGGGAGGATTTAACACCAATTGAAGAAGCCTACGCCTATTCCAATCTGATGAAAGAATTAAACGTTACCCAGGAAGAACTTGCGAAACGACTTGGGAAAAGTCGCCCACACATCGCTAACTTGGTTCGCCTGTTAACCTTGCCAGATCAAGTAAGTGCTCTAATTAATAGTGGAGAGCTATCCATGGGACACGGAAGAGCATTATTAGGATTAAAAGATAAATCTAAAGTAGAAAAAGTCGTAGATAAGATAAGAAAAGAAGGCTTAAATGTACGACAAGTCGAGCAGTTAATTACAGCAATTAATGAAAATGCTCCACAAGAAAAGAAAAAGAAGGATAAAATTAAAAAGGATATCTTTCTTGTTGAAAGAGAAAACATACTTAGGGATCACCTTGGAACAAGTGTTACGATCCATAAAGGAAAACGAAAAGGGAAGATCGAAATAGAGTTTTTCTCTGATGATGATTTAGAACGAATATTAGATTTATTTCATTCGTAG